Proteins co-encoded in one Macellibacteroides fermentans genomic window:
- the ahcY gene encoding adenosylhomocysteinase, translated as MSQLFPTTLPYKVADMSLAEFGRKEIEIAEHEMPGLMALRAKYADKQPLKGARITGSLHMTIQTAVLIETLVALGADVRWASCNIFSTQDHAAAAIAATGVPVFAWKGESLEEYWWCTDMALRFPEGKGPHMIVDDGGDASLLVHMGYRAEIDAETINRKGGNHEEQVILDTLNTILAEDNQRWHRAVEEMKGVSEETTTGVHRLYQMMEKGELLVPAINVNDSVTKSKFDNLYGCRESLADGIKRATDVMIAGKVVVVLGYGDVGKGCARSMRSYGARVIVTEIDPICALQAAMEGFEVTTMEEAVKEGNIFVTTTGNCDIITIEHMAQMKDQAIVCNIGHFDNEIQVDKLVNYPNIKHTNIKPQVDKYTFPTGNSIFLLAEGRLVNLGCATGHPSFVMSNSFTNQVLAQIDLWQMAYEIGVYRLPKRLDEEVARLHLERIGVKLSVLSEKQADYIGVPVDGPYKPEHYRY; from the coding sequence ATGTCACAACTATTTCCAACCACGCTGCCTTATAAAGTAGCGGATATGAGTTTGGCCGAGTTTGGTCGCAAGGAGATTGAAATCGCCGAACACGAAATGCCGGGTTTAATGGCGCTTCGTGCCAAGTATGCCGATAAACAGCCGCTAAAAGGCGCCCGAATTACCGGCTCATTGCACATGACTATTCAGACGGCCGTTCTGATCGAGACATTGGTTGCTCTGGGAGCCGATGTTCGCTGGGCAAGCTGTAATATTTTCTCTACGCAGGATCATGCCGCCGCCGCCATTGCCGCCACAGGCGTACCTGTATTTGCGTGGAAAGGAGAATCCCTCGAAGAATACTGGTGGTGTACAGACATGGCACTCCGTTTCCCCGAAGGAAAAGGTCCGCATATGATTGTAGACGACGGAGGTGATGCTTCCCTGTTGGTACATATGGGATACCGTGCCGAAATAGACGCCGAAACCATCAACCGTAAAGGCGGCAATCATGAAGAGCAGGTTATTCTGGATACACTCAATACTATTCTGGCCGAAGATAACCAGCGCTGGCATCGTGCGGTTGAAGAGATGAAAGGGGTTTCAGAAGAGACAACCACCGGTGTACATCGTCTTTACCAGATGATGGAAAAAGGGGAATTGCTGGTTCCTGCCATCAATGTAAACGACTCGGTAACCAAATCCAAATTCGATAATCTGTACGGTTGCCGCGAATCGCTGGCCGATGGTATCAAACGTGCCACCGATGTAATGATTGCCGGTAAGGTAGTAGTTGTTCTGGGTTATGGTGATGTAGGTAAAGGATGTGCCCGTTCCATGCGTTCGTACGGTGCACGTGTGATCGTGACCGAAATAGACCCGATCTGTGCATTGCAGGCTGCCATGGAAGGATTTGAAGTAACCACCATGGAAGAGGCGGTTAAAGAGGGTAACATATTTGTTACCACTACCGGAAACTGCGATATCATCACCATCGAGCATATGGCTCAGATGAAAGATCAGGCTATTGTATGTAACATCGGCCATTTCGACAACGAGATTCAGGTAGACAAGCTGGTTAATTATCCAAATATCAAACATACAAACATCAAACCACAGGTAGACAAGTACACCTTTCCAACCGGGAACTCCATCTTCCTGTTGGCCGAAGGACGTTTGGTAAACCTGGGTTGTGCAACCGGACACCCCTCTTTTGTAATGAGCAATTCATTTACAAACCAGGTTCTGGCACAAATAGATCTGTGGCAGATGGCTTACGAAATAGGTGTTTATCGCCTGCCTAAACGACTCGACGAAGAGGTAGCCCGCCTGCATCTGGAACGTATCGGTGTGAAACTGTCTGTTTTAAGTGAAAAGCAGGCCGATTACATCGGTGTACCCGTAGACGGACCTTATAAACCGGAACACTACAGATATTAA
- a CDS encoding AMP-binding protein — protein MELQDKTIGQWLEHWAETTPDKEYLVYSDRDLRFTWKEFNERVDKMAKGLLAIGVTKGTHVGIWATNVPDWLTFLYAGAKIGAVLVTVNTNYKQHELEFLVENSDLHTLCITEGVFDGNYVDMVYEMIPELRNSQRGYLSCSRFPKMKNVVFIGQEKFRGMYNTPELLLLGDNISDEVLDDVKSTITCHDVANMQYTSGTTGFPKGVMLTHHNITNNGLFTGEGMGFTQNDKLCCCVPLFHCFGVVLATMNCLTHGSTQVMVEKFDPLVVLASVHKERCTALYGVPTMFIAELNHPMFSMFDLTSLRTGIMAGALCPIELMRAVTDKMHITHITSVYGLTESSPGMTHTTLDDSFEERCTTVGKEYPHTEVKIVNPETGEECPQGVQGEICCRGYLVMKGYYKNPEATAEVIDKDGWLHSGDLGIKNEQGNYVITGRIKDMIIRGGENIYPREIEEFLYHLEGVKDVQVAAIASQKYGEEVGAFIIQKEGVTLTEEIVKDFCRGKIARHKIPKYVFFIDGFPLTGSGKIQKYKLKDIGLQLLKEQGITPQ, from the coding sequence ATGGAATTACAAGACAAAACAATCGGACAATGGCTTGAGCATTGGGCCGAGACAACACCCGATAAAGAATACCTTGTTTATTCGGACCGCGACCTGCGTTTCACCTGGAAGGAGTTTAACGAACGGGTAGACAAAATGGCCAAAGGATTGCTGGCTATCGGTGTAACAAAAGGAACCCATGTAGGAATCTGGGCAACCAATGTTCCCGACTGGCTTACCTTTCTGTATGCCGGAGCTAAAATCGGAGCGGTATTGGTAACTGTAAATACCAATTACAAGCAGCACGAACTGGAATTTCTTGTTGAAAATTCGGATTTACACACCTTATGTATTACCGAAGGGGTATTTGACGGAAACTATGTAGACATGGTCTACGAAATGATTCCCGAACTTAGAAATTCTCAACGAGGTTATCTTAGCTGCAGCCGTTTTCCCAAAATGAAGAATGTGGTTTTTATCGGCCAGGAAAAATTCAGAGGGATGTACAATACACCCGAATTATTACTGTTGGGAGACAACATCAGCGACGAAGTGCTGGACGATGTAAAATCCACCATTACATGTCATGACGTAGCCAATATGCAATATACCTCTGGAACCACCGGATTCCCAAAAGGTGTAATGCTCACACATCACAATATAACAAACAACGGACTCTTTACAGGAGAAGGCATGGGTTTTACACAAAACGATAAGCTATGTTGCTGTGTACCCCTGTTCCACTGTTTTGGCGTAGTACTGGCAACCATGAATTGCCTTACGCACGGGTCCACCCAGGTGATGGTGGAAAAGTTTGACCCGCTGGTGGTTCTGGCTTCTGTTCACAAAGAACGGTGCACCGCTCTCTATGGCGTTCCCACCATGTTTATTGCCGAATTGAACCATCCCATGTTTTCCATGTTCGACCTCACCTCGCTACGAACAGGGATCATGGCAGGAGCCTTATGCCCCATTGAGCTGATGCGTGCAGTAACAGATAAGATGCATATTACACATATAACTAGTGTATATGGACTTACCGAAAGTTCACCGGGAATGACTCATACAACCCTGGATGATTCCTTCGAAGAAAGATGTACTACAGTTGGAAAAGAATACCCTCACACGGAAGTGAAGATTGTAAATCCGGAAACCGGAGAAGAATGTCCTCAGGGTGTTCAGGGGGAAATATGCTGCCGCGGATACCTTGTTATGAAAGGCTACTATAAAAATCCGGAAGCTACCGCCGAAGTTATCGATAAGGATGGCTGGTTACACAGCGGCGATCTGGGTATCAAAAATGAACAAGGAAACTATGTAATAACCGGCCGGATAAAAGATATGATCATTCGGGGAGGTGAAAATATTTACCCCCGCGAAATAGAAGAGTTCCTATACCACCTGGAAGGTGTAAAAGATGTACAGGTTGCCGCCATCGCCTCGCAGAAATATGGAGAAGAGGTAGGAGCCTTTATCATTCAAAAAGAGGGCGTGACTCTTACCGAAGAAATTGTCAAAGATTTCTGCCGGGGTAAAATAGCCCGCCATAAAATACCAAAATATGTATTCTTCATTGACGGCTTTCCATTGACGGGAAGTGGCAAGATCCAAAAATATAAACTCAAAGATATCGGGTTACAACTACTCAAAGAACAGGGAATAACCCCTCAATGA
- a CDS encoding helix-turn-helix domain-containing protein has product MGNNKIIGAKIQRIRESKNLTVQEVAERSGLSVDQVERIEGSLDFPSLAPLIKIARVLGVRLGTFLDDQTELGPVICRKQDNNTATESISFSNNATKARKHMEYHSLSKAKSGRHMEPFLIDIASSSGVDFILSTHEGEEFIYVLEGIVEINYGKNTYILEEGDSIYYDSIVAHHVHAGAGSTAKILAVVYTPY; this is encoded by the coding sequence ATGGGAAATAACAAGATTATAGGAGCAAAAATACAACGCATCCGCGAATCCAAAAACCTCACCGTTCAGGAAGTTGCCGAACGCTCCGGATTAAGTGTAGATCAGGTAGAGCGTATAGAAGGAAGTCTTGATTTTCCTTCCCTGGCTCCGTTAATCAAGATTGCCCGCGTGCTGGGAGTTCGTCTGGGCACATTCCTCGACGATCAGACAGAGCTGGGTCCGGTTATTTGTCGGAAACAAGACAACAATACCGCTACAGAAAGTATAAGCTTCTCAAACAATGCCACCAAAGCACGCAAGCACATGGAATACCATTCCTTGTCGAAAGCAAAGTCGGGACGACACATGGAGCCGTTCCTGATCGATATTGCCTCGTCATCGGGCGTAGATTTTATCCTTTCCACACACGAAGGCGAAGAATTTATCTATGTTCTTGAAGGTATCGTAGAGATCAATTACGGCAAAAACACCTACATCCTTGAAGAGGGAGACAGCATTTATTACGATTCGATTGTAGCCCATCATGTACATGCCGGAGCCGGCAGTACAGCTAAAATACTGGCTGTAGTATATACGCCATACTAA
- the rpsO gene encoding 30S ribosomal protein S15, with product MYLDSAKKAELFEKYGKSSADTGSAESQIALFTFRISHLTEHLKKNHKDYSTSRALKMLVGKRRRLLDYLIAKDIERYRAIIKELGIRK from the coding sequence ATGTATTTAGATTCAGCTAAAAAGGCAGAACTTTTCGAAAAGTACGGAAAGTCTAGCGCAGACACAGGTTCTGCAGAAAGCCAGATCGCTCTTTTCACTTTCCGCATTTCTCATTTAACAGAACACTTGAAAAAGAATCACAAAGATTATAGTACTTCAAGAGCTCTTAAAATGTTGGTAGGTAAACGTCGTCGTTTACTGGATTACCTAATTGCTAAAGACATCGAAAGATATCGTGCAATCATCAAAGAACTTGGTATCAGAAAGTAA
- the typA gene encoding translational GTPase TypA produces the protein MQKIRNIAIIAHVDHGKTTLVDKMLLAGKLFREGQAEPDQFLDSNDLERERGITILSKNVSITYNDYKINIIDTPGHADFGGEVERVLNMADGVLLLVDAFEGPMPQTRFVLQKAIQLGLKPIVVVNKVDKPNCRPSEVQEMVFDLMFSLDATEEQLDFPTIYGSAKNGWMSTDWNEPKEDISALLDAIIEYIPEPVTLEGTPQMLITSLDFSKYVGRIAIGRVHRGELREGQDVMLCKRDGSMVKSRIKEVNVFEGLGRSKVNSVKSGDICALIGIEGFEIGETIADFLEPEALPTIAIDEPTMSMLFTINNSPFYGKDGKFVTSRHIFERLQKELDKNLALRVEPTDSADSWLVYGRGVLHLSVLIETMRREGYELQVGQPQVIIKEIDGVKCEPVEELTINLPEECSSRIIDMVTKRKGEMRMMESKNDRIHLQFIIPSRGIIGLNNAVLTASAGEAIMAHRFIEFQPWKGDIERRANGAIIAMEAGTAFAYALNNLQSRGRFFVSPQEDVYAGQIVGEHSKEGDLVVNVTKSKKLTNMRASGSDDKVSLAPPVVFSLEDALEYIKADEYVEVTPNSMRLRKIVLDENERKRMSR, from the coding sequence ATGCAAAAGATTAGAAACATCGCGATTATCGCGCACGTGGATCACGGTAAAACAACGCTCGTTGACAAAATGTTATTAGCAGGTAAGCTTTTCCGTGAAGGACAGGCAGAACCCGACCAGTTTTTGGATAGTAATGACCTTGAGCGCGAAAGAGGTATTACGATTCTTTCCAAGAACGTATCCATTACTTACAATGATTATAAAATCAACATTATTGATACTCCGGGGCACGCCGACTTTGGTGGCGAGGTTGAAAGAGTATTGAATATGGCCGACGGTGTTTTATTGTTAGTAGATGCGTTTGAAGGCCCAATGCCTCAAACCCGTTTTGTACTGCAGAAGGCCATCCAGCTCGGATTAAAACCAATTGTAGTTGTTAATAAAGTAGATAAACCAAACTGCAGACCGTCTGAAGTTCAGGAAATGGTGTTCGATCTGATGTTTAGTCTGGACGCCACCGAAGAACAGTTGGACTTCCCGACAATTTATGGCTCTGCTAAAAATGGTTGGATGTCTACCGACTGGAATGAACCTAAAGAAGATATTTCCGCATTGCTTGATGCAATCATAGAATATATCCCCGAACCTGTAACATTGGAAGGTACTCCGCAGATGCTTATCACTTCGCTCGACTTCTCCAAATATGTGGGTCGTATTGCCATCGGTCGCGTACACCGTGGTGAATTGAGAGAGGGGCAGGATGTGATGCTTTGCAAGCGTGACGGTTCTATGGTAAAATCACGCATCAAGGAGGTGAATGTATTTGAAGGTCTGGGTCGTAGTAAAGTGAACTCGGTTAAATCGGGTGATATCTGTGCCCTTATCGGCATCGAAGGTTTTGAAATTGGAGAAACTATTGCCGATTTTCTGGAGCCCGAGGCTTTACCTACCATTGCGATCGACGAACCTACCATGTCTATGTTGTTTACAATCAACAATTCTCCCTTCTACGGAAAAGATGGAAAGTTTGTAACATCACGTCATATATTTGAACGTCTGCAGAAAGAACTTGATAAGAACCTGGCATTACGTGTGGAACCTACCGACTCGGCCGATTCGTGGCTGGTATACGGTCGTGGTGTATTGCACTTGTCTGTACTTATCGAAACAATGCGTCGCGAAGGATACGAATTACAGGTGGGTCAGCCTCAGGTAATCATCAAAGAAATCGATGGCGTAAAATGTGAGCCGGTTGAAGAGCTTACCATTAACCTCCCCGAAGAGTGTTCAAGCCGTATCATTGATATGGTTACAAAACGCAAAGGCGAAATGAGAATGATGGAGAGCAAGAACGATCGTATCCATCTTCAGTTCATCATTCCTTCACGTGGTATTATCGGGTTGAACAACGCAGTGCTTACTGCTTCGGCAGGTGAAGCCATAATGGCTCATCGTTTCATCGAATTCCAACCCTGGAAAGGGGATATTGAACGTCGTGCCAATGGCGCGATTATCGCTATGGAAGCGGGTACGGCTTTTGCTTATGCATTAAATAACCTTCAATCAAGAGGACGCTTTTTTGTTAGTCCCCAGGAAGATGTGTATGCCGGTCAGATTGTGGGTGAGCATTCGAAAGAAGGAGACTTGGTCGTAAATGTCACTAAGTCGAAGAAGCTTACCAATATGCGTGCATCCGGATCGGATGATAAGGTTTCTTTGGCTCCTCCGGTTGTATTCAGTCTGGAGGATGCGTTGGAATATATCAAAGCCGACGAGTATGTGGAGGTTACACCTAACAGCATGCGTCTGCGTAAAATTGTTCTCGACGAGAATGAGCGCAAGCGTATGAGCAGATAA
- a CDS encoding tetratricopeptide repeat protein yields MNKKFFLPFFILATIVTFSSCSSKLKPLAEQYIKAEPQPLEAIGGKVPVTINATFPAKWFNKNAVVTVTPVLRYEGGEAWGTAYTYQGEKVNGNNQVIPQAAGANVTMKSSFTYKPEMKKSELYLTFEAKIKNKTVALPDIKIGEGVIATSALADAGTATPALAADKFQRIIKEAHNANIMFLIQQAELRTKELKKGELADWKNLVKNANEAPNQNVAIEISAYASPDGGLDLNTGLAEKREKNTSKYLAKELKKEKIDAPVDARYTAEDWEGFKELVANSNLQDKDLVLRVLSMYNDPEQREKEIKNISAVYSNLADEILPQLRRSRLTANIEIIGKSDDEIANLAKTDAKALTVEELLYAGALAKTTAEKEAIYKKAVELFPSDYRTYNNVGMINFLNGDLSAAEAMFNKANSVKANNESNMNLGLIALTKGDQAKAEQLFGSAAGVAELSEALGVLYLEKGEYAKAVNSFGATKSNNAALAQILVKDYSKAQQTLDGVANADATTDYLKAVVAARTNNVNGVISNLKSSIAKDKAMAKEAAKDLEFAKFAADAAFSALVK; encoded by the coding sequence ATGAACAAAAAGTTTTTCTTGCCATTTTTCATTTTGGCAACAATTGTAACCTTTTCTTCTTGCTCAAGCAAGTTGAAACCGTTAGCAGAACAGTACATCAAGGCCGAACCGCAGCCACTTGAGGCAATCGGTGGCAAAGTTCCTGTAACAATCAATGCTACATTCCCGGCAAAATGGTTCAACAAAAACGCTGTTGTAACTGTAACTCCGGTTTTAAGGTATGAAGGTGGCGAAGCATGGGGCACAGCTTACACATACCAAGGTGAAAAAGTAAATGGTAACAACCAGGTAATTCCTCAAGCTGCAGGAGCCAATGTTACAATGAAATCTTCTTTCACTTACAAGCCTGAAATGAAGAAATCAGAATTATATCTGACTTTCGAAGCTAAAATCAAGAACAAAACAGTAGCTCTTCCCGACATCAAGATTGGCGAAGGTGTTATTGCAACTTCAGCTTTGGCTGACGCAGGAACTGCAACTCCAGCTTTGGCTGCCGATAAGTTCCAACGCATCATTAAAGAAGCTCACAATGCAAACATCATGTTCCTTATCCAACAAGCTGAACTTCGCACAAAAGAATTGAAGAAAGGCGAATTGGCTGATTGGAAAAACCTTGTTAAGAATGCAAACGAAGCTCCTAACCAAAATGTAGCTATCGAAATTTCTGCATATGCTTCTCCTGATGGTGGTCTTGATCTGAATACAGGTCTTGCTGAAAAGCGTGAAAAGAACACTTCTAAATATCTTGCTAAAGAATTGAAGAAAGAAAAAATCGATGCTCCGGTAGACGCTCGTTACACAGCTGAAGACTGGGAAGGTTTCAAAGAATTGGTTGCCAACTCTAACCTTCAGGACAAAGACTTGGTTCTTCGCGTTCTTTCAATGTACAACGATCCAGAACAGAGAGAAAAAGAAATCAAGAATATCTCTGCAGTTTACAGCAACCTTGCTGACGAAATTCTTCCTCAGTTGCGTCGTTCACGTTTGACTGCCAATATCGAAATCATTGGTAAATCAGACGACGAAATTGCCAACCTTGCTAAAACGGATGCAAAAGCTCTTACAGTAGAAGAACTTCTTTATGCTGGTGCTTTGGCAAAAACAACTGCAGAAAAAGAAGCAATCTACAAAAAAGCTGTTGAATTGTTCCCTAGCGATTACCGTACATACAACAACGTTGGTATGATCAACTTCCTGAACGGTGATTTGTCTGCTGCTGAAGCAATGTTCAATAAAGCTAATTCTGTTAAGGCAAACAACGAATCTAACATGAACTTAGGTTTGATCGCTTTAACTAAGGGTGACCAGGCTAAGGCTGAACAATTGTTTGGTAGCGCTGCAGGTGTTGCTGAATTAAGTGAAGCTCTGGGCGTTCTTTACCTTGAAAAAGGCGAATACGCTAAGGCTGTTAACTCTTTCGGTGCAACAAAGAGCAATAACGCTGCTTTAGCTCAGATCCTTGTAAAGGACTACAGCAAAGCTCAGCAAACATTAGACGGTGTTGCTAACGCAGACGCTACAACAGATTATTTGAAAGCTGTTGTTGCTGCTCGTACAAACAACGTTAACGGTGTAATCAGCAATTTGAAATCATCTATTGCAAAAGACAAGGCCATGGCTAAAGAAGCTGCTAAGGATCTTGAATTTGCAAAATTTGCTGCTGATGCTGCATTCTCTGCTTTAGTAAAGTAA